Proteins from a genomic interval of Benincasa hispida cultivar B227 chromosome 7, ASM972705v1, whole genome shotgun sequence:
- the LOC120081986 gene encoding AT-hook motif nuclear-localized protein 1-like — translation MEGGQEDAGNGITTAAGSNPPRSETAAPPPEGGGPAGSAAASVKKKRGRPRKYGPDGKLNVAALSPKPISASAPAPAAVIDFSAEKRGKVRPASSLTKTKYEVENLGEWVPCSVGANFTPHIITVNTGEDVTMKILSFSQQGPRAICILSANGVISSVTLRQPDSSGGTLTYEGRFEILSLSGSFMPSDSVGTKSRIGGMSVSLASPDGRVVGGGVAGLLVAASPVQVVVGSFISGNQQEQKPKKSKHDVILPVSAFPISSVEQKSYKTTTTTTTSSLRAETWTPNLVPDLRSQPTDINVSLTSG, via the exons ATGGAGGGAGGACAAGAGGATGCCGGAAATGGGATTACAACGGCGGCTGGATCAAATCCTCCGAGATCCGAGACAGCAGCTCCACCACCGGAAGGTGGTGGTCCGGCAGGTTCTGCAGCGGCGTCGGTTAAGAAGAAAAGGGGGAGACCGAGGAAGTATGGGCCGGACGGAAAGTTGAATGTGGCGGCACTGTCGCCGAAGCCGATATCGGCGTCCGCACCGGCACCGGCGGCAGTGATTGATTTCTCGGCGGAGAAACGTGGAAAAGTGCGGCCGGCGAGTTCCTTGACCAAAACCAAATATGAAGTGGAGAATTTAG GTGAATGGGTACCTTGTTCTGTAGGTGCTAATTTTACACCCCACATCATCACAGTCAACACTGGCGAG GACGTTACGatgaagattctctcattttctcaacaaGGGCCTCGAGCAATTTGCATTTTATCTGCTAACGGTGTGATTTCAAGCGTCACGCTTCGTCAGCCTGACTCCTCTGGAGGAACATTAACATACGAG GGGCGTTTTGAAATCCTTTCATTGTCGGGATCGTTCATGCCGAGCGACAGCGTAGGAACAAAGAGCAGAATCGGTGGAATGAGTGTTTCCTTAGCAAGTCCAGACGGACGAGTTGTTGGTGGTGGAGTTGCTGGTTTGTTAGTAGCTGCTAGTCCAGTTCAA GTGGTTGTAGGAAGCTTTATATCTGGAAACCAACAGGAGCAAAAGCCAAAGAAGTCGAAACACGACGTCATATTACCCGTTTCTGCTTTTCCAATCTCTAGTGTTGAACAGAAATCATACAAGACGACAACGACGACGACAACATCTTCGCTTCGTGCTGAAACTTGGACACCTAATTTAGTTCCAGATTTAAGAAGTCAGCCTACGGATATCAATGTATCATTAACTAGTGGTTAG